The Candidatus Polarisedimenticolia bacterium genome window below encodes:
- the trpA gene encoding tryptophan synthase subunit alpha: MSRNPGRAAGRIAAAFAAARSRGRCALIPYVTAGDPDLPTTRRLAGALQRGGADLLEIGVPFSDPIADGPVNQRAAERALRNGVTLRSCLGLAAEVRRDGGPPVVLFTYYNPVHRMGVGPFALEAGRSGVDGVLVTDLPLDEADDLRGALGEAGIDLVGLLSPTSSPERVQSVGALSGGFIYFISRTGVTGVSDDLPAGLADQVRAARQASRLPIAVGFGIGRPDQVRSIASFADGVVVGSALVRLVEENATSPDLEDRVEAFCRSLSAPLGT, from the coding sequence GTGAGCCGGAATCCGGGCAGGGCCGCAGGCCGGATCGCCGCCGCCTTCGCGGCGGCGCGCAGCCGCGGGCGTTGCGCCCTGATTCCGTACGTCACGGCGGGCGATCCGGACCTTCCCACCACCCGCCGTCTGGCCGGAGCGCTCCAGCGCGGCGGCGCGGATCTGTTGGAGATCGGGGTGCCGTTCTCCGATCCGATCGCGGACGGACCGGTCAACCAGCGGGCGGCGGAGCGAGCGCTCCGGAACGGCGTGACGTTGCGCTCCTGCCTGGGACTGGCGGCCGAGGTGCGCCGGGACGGTGGGCCACCCGTCGTGTTGTTCACCTACTACAATCCCGTGCACCGCATGGGGGTCGGGCCGTTCGCGCTCGAGGCCGGGCGCTCGGGGGTCGATGGCGTCCTGGTCACCGATCTGCCGCTGGACGAGGCTGACGATCTGCGCGGCGCGCTGGGGGAGGCGGGGATCGATCTCGTCGGCCTCCTGTCGCCGACCTCCTCGCCCGAGAGGGTGCAGTCGGTGGGCGCCCTGTCCGGCGGCTTCATCTACTTCATTTCGCGCACCGGAGTCACGGGAGTGTCCGACGACCTTCCTGCCGGCCTGGCCGACCAGGTGCGCGCCGCCCGCCAGGCATCCCGGCTGCCGATCGCGGTGGGGTTCGGGATCGGCCGACCTGACCAGGTCCGATCGATCGCATCCTTCGCGGACGGGGTCGTGGTCGGCAGCGCCCTCGTCCGCCTGGTGGAGGAGAACGCCACGTCCCCCGATCTC